The nucleotide window GTGGGTGAAGCAGCTCGGCGGCTCGCTCCGCGGATACGTCACGACACGGGCCTGACCCCTCGAAGGCAGGGCCATTCCGCGTTTCACCTTCTCGCGTGCAGGCTTGTTGGGTACATGGGGCGCTCGTCTGGCCGAGGTGCCCGATACCCGCGCGCTGGCAGTATGAGGAGTAGTCGACGGTCCCCGACCTGCGCGGGTTGCAGGGCCGGATCCACCCGCTGCCGGCGGTCCTCGGGTTGGTCGCGTTGGCGGTGCGGATGGGCCGCACGGGCCTCCAGGGATCGCCCGGTTCGGGCGCCAGTACGGGACCCCGTTGGCTCACGCGCGCGGGTTCCGGCGGGGTCAAACGCCGTCCGCCTCGACCCTGTCCCGGACCCTGCGGCGGATCGACCCGCAGCAACTGGAGTCGGCCCTGGGCCGGTGGATCGCGGGCCGCCTGGCCCCGGACGCCCGCGCGCATGTGGCCCTGGACGGCAAGTGCCTGCGCGGGAGCCGGGACGGGGACGGGCCGGGCCCGCACCGGGTGGCCCGGCACGTGCCCGCCCGCCGCGGCGGTGCTCGGCCAGATCCGGGTGGACGCCCAGACGAACGAGCACCAGGCGGCCCTGGCGTTGCTCGGGATCGTCCCGGTGGGCGGCTCGGTTTTGACCGGGGGTGCCACGTTCTGCCCGCGGGACGTGGCCGCGGCGGTGGTCGACGGCGGGGGCCATTACGTGCTCACGGCCAAGGACAACCAACCCGGCCTGGTGGCCGACATCGAGGCCGGGTTGGGGTTCGAGGACGCCGCCCGAGGGCTCGCGGCGGCCACGTCCCCCTGAGCCGGTCCCGACGCCCGAGCAACTGGGGCGCCCGGCCACGTCGGTGGACCCGGGGCACGGGCGGATCGAGACGCGGACCGTGCGGGCCACCCCGCTGCTGACGTGCCACGATCGGTGGACCGGATTGAAGCACGGGTCCCGCATCACCCGTGCGCGGATGGTCAAGGGTGTGACCACCGTGGAGGTGCTGCACGGGATCACCAGCCGGCCGGTCGAGCGGGCCGACGCGCGAGCACTTCTGGGCCTGGTGCGGTCCCATTGGCGCATCGAGAACCAACGCCACGACGTGCGCGATGTGACCTTGGGCGCGGATGCGTGCCGGGTCCGCAAGGGGGCCGCACCGCAGGTGCTCGCGGCCCTCCGCAACGCCGCCATTCACCGGCTCGCCACCGTACCCGCCGACCGCACGCCCGAAGCACTCGAATAGACCTCATTCAGGATAGCGTGGGGGTGTTCGTCCCCCTCCCCAACCGGTGCTCAAGCGGCCTTGGCCCGGTGGTCGAGCATCCGATTGACTAACCCGGCCACGGCCCGAACCCGCAGCGCGTGCCCGGGCCGCCGGTGCCGGTTCACGTGGGCCAGCGAACGGAACCGGCGGGGCCGGCCGATCGCATGCTCGACCCCGATCCGGCGGCGACTGAACGCGCGGTTGTACTTGCGGTCCTCGGGCGGCCGCTCCTGCCCGCGGGGCTTGCGGCGCGGGCACGCGCCCGACGGGTGCAGGTCCCGGATCCCGGTGTAACCCAGGTCCCCGAGTGCCCCGACCCGGTCCGGCAACCGCCCCAGCATCCGGGACCTCTTGAGGAGCTTGATGTCGGCCCACCGCCCGGGCACCGACTCGGACACGTGGACGATGCGCCCGGACGCCTCGTCCACGGTCACCTGGCTCTTGAGCGTGTGCGCCTTCTTCTTGCCCGAGTAGTACGCCCGCTGGCTCCGCTTCGGCCGCTGGGTCCGCTGCTCGAACGAGTCCACGATGACCGCCAGCTCGGGGGTGTCACTCAGCACCGCCGGCAACCGCTTGCGGCGGGCGGCCCCCGGGTCCGGCATCCGCATCGTGTCTCGGCCGGCCTGGGCCAGGGCCGGCACGCACCGGGTCCGGACCCGGCTGGCGGTCGAGTCGGACACCCCGAACAGGAACCCGAGCACCTCGTTGGTCGGGTACTGGCGCAGCCAGATGACGGTGAGCAGCAATTGGTCCGCGGTGCTCAGGTCGAAGTGGTCGCCCCCGCCCACCGCCCGCTGCCGGTCCGGACGGTTGAGCTTCTGGCGGTGCCCCGCCTCCACCACCGGGGCCACGTCACGCACCAGCGCGTCGAACGCCGCGATTGTCAACCCGGTCAGGTGCTCAAACACCACCCGATGCTGCCGCAGATTGTCCAGACGCGCGATCATGGGGACCCTCACCGCGACGAGATCGGCACCGCTAAAATACGAATCCGCGGCTATCGTGAATGAGGTCTAATGGCTCCAGCGACACCCCGAACACGCGCACAACCTTATCGGCATCACCCAACGTGAATAACGGAACGGCCCTGATGTCATGGCGGGGATGGCAGCCAAGGCGGTCATGACCGAACGTCAGCAGCAGGTGCTGCAAGCGATGGTCGTTTCGCGGTCGTGCGCGCGCGGGTTGGCCCACCGCGCGGAAATCAGCCTGCTCGCGTTCGATGGTCTCAAGAACGAAGAGATCGCCCAACAGCTCGGGTGTGAGCGGCACGGCATCGGCACCTGGCGACGGCGGTGGCAGGACGCGTTCGAGCGGTTGACGGTCATCGAATGCGTCGAGAAACCGCCGGCGGTGCGTGCCGCCATTGAAGCGGTACTCGGCGATTTGCCGCGGGCCGGTTGCGGGGGCACGTTCACGGCCGAACAGATCGCCCGGATCTTGGCGGTGACCTGCGAACCACCCGGGAAGTCGGGGCGACCGGTCACCCACTGGACCCCGCGTGAGTTGACCGAAGAGGTCCTCAAGCGCGGCATTGTGACCTCGATTTCCGTCCGACAGGTCGGACGCTTTTTAAAAGGGTGTAACCGGTCGGGCTCTCGCGGAAAGCAACGTTTTCAAGGTAAGCGTTCATGGGGGGCGCTGCCCGCTTTTGCCCGTCGTTTTAGCCCGTTTGGATACGCGATTGCCACAAGCGGGCATGTTCGGTAATCGAGCAGACGCCATGACGCCTGTTCCTCAACCGCCGGAACTGCCCGATAACCTACCACCGGCGGTGGTGGCGTATATTCGCGCCTTGGAGGCCACGATCACCGCTCTGGTGGCCGAGGTCGCCGAACTCAAGGCCCGACTCAACCCGAACTCCACCAACTCGTCGAAGCCGCCCTCGTCCGATCCTCCGCAGGTGAAACCGGCCCCGCCCAAGGCCCCTTCGGGGAGGCGTCGGGGCGGGCAACCGGGGCATCCCAGGGCCGAGCGCACGCTCCTGCCACCCGATGAGATCCGGACCCTCAAGCCGTCCGTGTGCCGGGACTGCTCGCGGCCGCTGGCCGGAGACGATCCGGCTCCGGCCATTCATCAGGTCCACGAGTTGCCCGTTATCAAACCCCACGTGACCGAGTACCGGTGCCACCGGCTCCGGTGCCACCACTGCGGCACCACGACCGTCGCCCCGGTGCCGTCGGAGGCGCGCACCGGATACGGACCTCGTGCCCAGGCCGTGGCCGCCGTGCTCACCGGGTCGTGCCGGCTGGGCAAGCGGGGCACGAGCCAACTGTTCGGCGACCTGTTCGGACGGCCCCTGTCCCCGGCGATGGTGTGCAAGCTCCAGCACACCACGGCCCAGGCGCGAGCCCCGGTGGCCGAGGCGGCCCTGGTGTACACCCGCGCCCATCCGGCCAACGTGGACGAGACGGGCTGGACCCAAGGGCGCCAGCGGTCCTGGCTGTGGGTGGCCGTGACGACCTTGGTGGTCGCATTCTTGATCCGCCGGACCCGGGGCCGGAGCGCGTTCGACGACCTCCGAGGCGGCTCGGCCCAGGTTCACACCACGGACCGATACCCGGTATATACGCACCTCCCGAAGCACCGGCGCCAGGTGTGTTGGGCGCACCTGCGGCGGGACTTCCAGGCCATGATCGACCGAGCCAACCCGGGTTCCGGGCTCGGCGCCGACCTGCTGGCCGGTTCGGACGAGTTGTTCGAGCATTGGTACCGGGTGCGGGACGGCACGTTGGCCCGGTCGACGTGCGCTCGCGTATACGCCCGCGGGGTGGGGGCCCGGGTGCGCGCGCACCTGGGGCGAGGTGTCGAGTGCGGGTGCCCCAAGACGGCCGCCGTGTGCCGCGAGTTGCTGGCGCTCGAGCCGTCGTTGTGGACGTTCGTCCGGGTGCCCGGGGTCGAGCCCACCAACAACGCGGCCGAGCGCGAGGTGCGGCACGCGGTGTGTTGGCGGAAGACCAGCTTCGGCACCGACAGTGAGGCCGGGAGTCGGTTCGTGGAGCGAATCCTCACGGTCATCGCGTCGTGCCGCCGCCAGGGCCGCAACGTGCTCGTGTTCCTCACCGACGCCGTCACCGCACACCGCACCGGGGCAACCCCACCAACCCTGATCCCGGTCCCGGCACAACAACCATCGGTGAGGAGCCCGGCTCTCGCCGGCTGTTGAGGTACATCCACATCAACTGTGAACGCTTACAACAAGTTGGACAATCGACCTCATGTATTTCTCTTTGCCATGGGTGACCAAACGCCCCCTTCACCTGCCGCGCACGCCGCAACACGCCTCTATCAAACAGTATGGTTATGCGCCCGATCCGACGTTGTAGCACAGGTTATAACATGAACGACCCAATGTTCGGCGAACTGATGAAGCAAGTCACTGGGAAGTGATGAGCCGCTAGGATAGGATAAACGCAGCCAGCCGGTCGCGGTCCGACGGGTGGAACGGATCACCCGCAACCTCCCCGTTCGACCACAACCGGCCGGCTCATTGGGGAACACGGTTCCGGCCGCATCCCCCTGCCTCTTCTGTTCCAGCCCCGTTTCATCTCTTCGGCGGTGCCGGTTGAGAACGGAAGTATCTAAAGCACGCGCCGTGCCAAAGGCGTTTTTGAACGTTTTGCGGCTAAATGCATGGCTCTACTAATTCTATCCTCTTAGTCAATAGGCAAAAACTGCCATTCAGCATGAATTCGTCGTGTAGCTTTTACACAGCACCTGCTACCTACTGCAAAAACTGCACTCACCTCATCAACACGATCCGCACATCCATGACATTCGTTCCGGTCAGCCCGGTTTTGATGAGTCCTCCGGTGCGCTCGAAAAAGTGATACGCATCGTGGCGGCGAAGAAACTCTTCCGCAGTCCCTACTTGCGCGAGCGTTGCGGCGTCGGCAACGGCTCCGGCGGCGTCGGTCGGGCCGTCCTCGCCGTCGGTACCGGCACTCAAGACAGTCACGCCGGCCATCTCGGATTTGAGTTTCACCCCCAGGGCCAGAACGAACTCCTGGTTACGCCCCCCCTTCCCCATTGCCCCGCCGAGGGCGACCGTCGTTTCGCCGCCGAGCAGAACGCAGGCGGGCGGCCCGAGGGGTTCGGCGTCGCGCCAGATGCTGCGCACCACTCCCGCGACCGCCGTCGCCACTTCGCGCGTCTCCCCCTCGACGAAGGCGCCCAAGTCGAGCACGCGGTAGCCGAGCGCGGCGGCACGGTGGCGCGCGGCGTCGAGCGCGATCCGGTTGCTCCCGAGCACGCGGTTCTCGACGCTCGGTGGCGCCTGCTTGGGCGTCTCGGGAGAGAGCCCGCCTCGCCCCGCTTCGAGGTGGTGCAGCACGCTCGCCGGGGTCGCGTCGCGTAACCCGTACCGTGTCAGCACGTCGAGCGCGTCGGCGAACGTGGTCGGGTCCGGAGCGGTCGGCCCGGACCCGATCACGTCGAGCGGGTCACCGACCACGTCGGAAATGATGAGCGACACCAGCCGCGCGCCGCGGAACGCCTGCGCGAGTCGCCCCCCCTTCAGCCGCGACAGGTGCTTGCGGACGCAGTTCATTTCGTCGATCGTCGCCCCGGACCGGTGGAGCAGTTTCGTCACCGCGAGCTTGTCCGCCAGCGAAACGTTCTCGACCGGAGCAGGAAGGAGCGCCGACCCGCCGCCCGAAAGCAAACACACCGCGACATCA belongs to Gemmata obscuriglobus and includes:
- a CDS encoding transposase; translated protein: MWPWTASACAGAGTGTGRARTGWPGTCPPAAAVLGQIRVDAQTNEHQAALALLGIVPVGGSVLTGGATFCPRDVAAAVVDGGGHYVLTAKDNQPGLVADIEAGLGFEDAARGLAAATSP
- a CDS encoding ISAs1 family transposase; the encoded protein is MDPGHGRIETRTVRATPLLTCHDRWTGLKHGSRITRARMVKGVTTVEVLHGITSRPVERADARALLGLVRSHWRIENQRHDVRDVTLGADACRVRKGAAPQVLAALRNAAIHRLATVPADRTPEALE
- a CDS encoding IS5/IS1182 family transposase, which gives rise to MIARLDNLRQHRVVFEHLTGLTIAAFDALVRDVAPVVEAGHRQKLNRPDRQRAVGGGDHFDLSTADQLLLTVIWLRQYPTNEVLGFLFGVSDSTASRVRTRCVPALAQAGRDTMRMPDPGAARRKRLPAVLSDTPELAVIVDSFEQRTQRPKRSQRAYYSGKKKAHTLKSQVTVDEASGRIVHVSESVPGRWADIKLLKRSRMLGRLPDRVGALGDLGYTGIRDLHPSGACPRRKPRGQERPPEDRKYNRAFSRRRIGVEHAIGRPRRFRSLAHVNRHRRPGHALRVRAVAGLVNRMLDHRAKAA
- a CDS encoding helix-turn-helix domain-containing protein; the encoded protein is MAAKAVMTERQQQVLQAMVVSRSCARGLAHRAEISLLAFDGLKNEEIAQQLGCERHGIGTWRRRWQDAFERLTVIECVEKPPAVRAAIEAVLGDLPRAGCGGTFTAEQIARILAVTCEPPGKSGRPVTHWTPRELTEEVLKRGIVTSISVRQVGRFLKGCNRSGSRGKQRFQGKRSWGALPAFARRFSPFGYAIATSGHVR
- a CDS encoding IS66-like element ISGob1 family transposase, whose protein sequence is MTPVPQPPELPDNLPPAVVAYIRALEATITALVAEVAELKARLNPNSTNSSKPPSSDPPQVKPAPPKAPSGRRRGGQPGHPRAERTLLPPDEIRTLKPSVCRDCSRPLAGDDPAPAIHQVHELPVIKPHVTEYRCHRLRCHHCGTTTVAPVPSEARTGYGPRAQAVAAVLTGSCRLGKRGTSQLFGDLFGRPLSPAMVCKLQHTTAQARAPVAEAALVYTRAHPANVDETGWTQGRQRSWLWVAVTTLVVAFLIRRTRGRSAFDDLRGGSAQVHTTDRYPVYTHLPKHRRQVCWAHLRRDFQAMIDRANPGSGLGADLLAGSDELFEHWYRVRDGTLARSTCARVYARGVGARVRAHLGRGVECGCPKTAAVCRELLALEPSLWTFVRVPGVEPTNNAAEREVRHAVCWRKTSFGTDSEAGSRFVERILTVIASCRRQGRNVLVFLTDAVTAHRTGATPPTLIPVPAQQPSVRSPALAGC
- a CDS encoding glycerate kinase type-2 family protein; this encodes MSREHALEIWRAAVDAVRPQPLVRAAVESDPMIRAARRVLVVGAGKAGPGMAAGLEAALADRLDRVEGLVNVPAGLTAPLRRVRLHAGRPQGVNEPTAEGVAGAEEMLRLLAGAGPDDVAVCLLSGGGSALLPAPVENVSLADKLAVTKLLHRSGATIDEMNCVRKHLSRLKGGRLAQAFRGARLVSLIISDVVGDPLDVIGSGPTAPDPTTFADALDVLTRYGLRDATPASVLHHLEAGRGGLSPETPKQAPPSVENRVLGSNRIALDAARHRAAALGYRVLDLGAFVEGETREVATAVAGVVRSIWRDAEPLGPPACVLLGGETTVALGGAMGKGGRNQEFVLALGVKLKSEMAGVTVLSAGTDGEDGPTDAAGAVADAATLAQVGTAEEFLRRHDAYHFFERTGGLIKTGLTGTNVMDVRIVLMR